A DNA window from Candidatus Deferrimicrobiaceae bacterium contains the following coding sequences:
- the tsaD gene encoding tRNA (adenosine(37)-N6)-threonylcarbamoyltransferase complex transferase subunit TsaD codes for MRVLGIESSCDETAAAVYDSEAGLRSNVVSSQVAVHAPYGGVVPELASREHIRTVWPAARQALDAAGCEGSSIDGVAATAGPGLIGAVLVGLSFARALGYAWQKPVYGVDHLEAHIYAAFLEHDIPFPYVSLLVSGGHTSLFLVSSWNEARCLGATRDDAAGEAFDKAAKMMGLGYPGGVLIDRMASEGDRARIRFPRARVSGAPLDFSFSGLKTALRLFLESPEGEATPRVDVAASFQEAIVDALVSRAIAAARSQGVPRVVLAGGVSANSRLRDRMTSEGEKAGVRVYLPARVFCTDNAAMVALLGAHRLASGHASGLDLSAYASSRFSS; via the coding sequence GTGCGTGTCCTCGGCATCGAAAGCTCATGCGACGAGACGGCCGCGGCGGTCTACGACTCCGAGGCGGGGCTCCGCTCGAACGTCGTCTCTTCCCAGGTCGCGGTCCACGCCCCCTACGGCGGCGTGGTGCCCGAGCTCGCGTCGCGGGAGCACATCCGCACGGTCTGGCCCGCGGCCCGGCAGGCGCTCGACGCGGCGGGCTGCGAGGGGTCCTCGATCGACGGCGTTGCGGCCACGGCAGGGCCCGGGCTCATCGGCGCGGTGCTGGTGGGGCTGAGCTTCGCGCGGGCGCTGGGCTACGCCTGGCAAAAGCCGGTTTACGGCGTCGATCACCTCGAGGCGCACATCTACGCGGCCTTCCTCGAGCATGACATCCCCTTCCCCTACGTCTCCCTGCTCGTCTCGGGCGGCCACACCTCGCTGTTCCTGGTCTCGTCGTGGAACGAGGCGCGCTGCCTCGGGGCCACCCGCGACGATGCGGCCGGCGAGGCGTTCGACAAGGCGGCCAAGATGATGGGGCTGGGATATCCCGGGGGCGTCCTCATCGACCGGATGGCGTCCGAGGGCGACCGGGCCCGCATCCGCTTTCCCCGCGCCCGCGTTTCGGGCGCGCCGCTCGATTTCTCCTTCTCAGGCCTCAAGACCGCCCTCCGCCTGTTCCTCGAATCGCCCGAGGGCGAGGCGACGCCCAGGGTCGACGTCGCGGCTTCCTTCCAGGAGGCGATCGTCGACGCGCTTGTCTCCAGGGCGATCGCAGCGGCGCGCAGCCAGGGGGTCCCGCGCGTGGTGCTGGCGGGCGGCGTCTCGGCGAATTCGAGGCTGCGCGACCGGATGACGTCCGAGGGCGAAAAGGCGGGTGTCCGCGTCTACCTCCCCGCGCGGGTCTTCTGCACCGACAACGCGGCGATGGTCGCGCTCCTGGGCGCGCACCGCCTGGCTTCCGGCCACGCGTCGGGGCTCGACCTTTCCGCTTATGCCTCCTCTCGATTTTCGAGCTAG
- the rsmA gene encoding 16S rRNA (adenine(1518)-N(6)/adenine(1519)-N(6))-dimethyltransferase RsmA produces the protein MTGRSAEHPGKLLADLGFAPLKAFGQNFLHDRNVCRKIVAEAETLGPPYLEIGPGLAGLTDLLAETGAPVTAVELDRGLAGWLRNRFAESNVEILESDFLALPEDALRRRFPSGGTVVGNLPYSVSSQMLLRLIALREIFPRAVLMLQKEMVERLCAPPGCKAYGILSVYVAVLGSARQAFVVRRGCFTPAPEVDSAVFTLRFLPGTSALFVRALQAVVRTAFAQRRKTLRNAPSTFLPGEAADWLHLLVEAGIDPSARAETVPPEGYRRLAEGLLARGPFEKSVESAVPSE, from the coding sequence ATGACCGGCCGCTCCGCCGAGCATCCGGGCAAGCTGCTCGCCGACCTGGGGTTCGCCCCCCTCAAGGCGTTCGGGCAGAATTTCCTGCACGACCGCAACGTCTGCCGGAAGATCGTGGCCGAGGCCGAAACGCTGGGGCCCCCCTATCTCGAGATCGGCCCCGGCCTGGCGGGACTCACCGACCTCCTTGCCGAGACGGGAGCGCCCGTGACGGCCGTCGAACTCGATCGCGGCTTGGCGGGCTGGCTGCGCAACCGCTTTGCGGAAAGTAACGTCGAGATTTTGGAATCCGATTTCCTCGCGCTTCCCGAGGACGCGTTGCGGCGCCGGTTTCCTTCCGGCGGAACGGTGGTCGGCAACCTGCCCTACTCGGTCTCCTCCCAGATGCTGCTGCGGTTGATCGCGCTGCGCGAGATCTTCCCGAGGGCGGTCCTCATGCTGCAAAAGGAGATGGTCGAGCGGCTGTGCGCGCCGCCCGGGTGCAAGGCGTACGGAATCCTTTCGGTATACGTCGCCGTGCTGGGCTCGGCGCGGCAGGCGTTCGTCGTCAGGCGCGGATGCTTCACTCCGGCGCCCGAAGTCGATTCGGCCGTCTTCACGCTTCGCTTCCTCCCGGGCACGTCCGCCCTGTTCGTCCGTGCGCTTCAGGCGGTCGTCCGCACCGCATTCGCGCAGCGGCGCAAGACGCTCCGCAATGCGCCCTCCACCTTCCTTCCCGGGGAGGCCGCCGACTGGCTCCATCTGTTGGTCGAGGCCGGGATCGACCCGTCGGCCCGCGCCGAAACGGTCCCGCCCGAAGGCTATCGTCGACTGGCCGAAGGACTGCTCGCCCGGGGCCCGTTCGAAAAATCGGTGGAATCCGCCGTCCCGTCCGAATAG
- a CDS encoding deoxynucleoside kinase, with protein MTETNTHPRYIAIEGPIGVGKSSLAKSLAAAFNARLVREKTESNPFLDRFYEDPRTFAFQTQLFFLISRYRQQQVELAQGDLFEQSVVSDYILAKDKIFALINLEEDEISLYDSIYKLLSPNVPKPDLVIYLNARPEVLLNRVRKRGIGYERNISLDYLKTLSDAYNEYFFHYNETPLLVVNTSEIDFVGKPRDLDHLVREVKSMKRGTQHYIPLGSG; from the coding sequence ATGACCGAGACGAACACCCATCCGCGATACATCGCCATCGAAGGTCCCATCGGCGTCGGAAAGTCCTCGCTTGCCAAAAGCCTGGCGGCCGCGTTCAACGCCCGTCTCGTCCGGGAAAAGACCGAGTCCAACCCCTTCCTCGACCGCTTCTACGAAGACCCGCGCACGTTCGCGTTCCAGACGCAGCTGTTCTTCCTGATCTCGCGCTACCGCCAGCAGCAGGTCGAGCTGGCCCAGGGCGACCTGTTCGAGCAGAGCGTCGTCTCCGACTACATCCTGGCAAAGGACAAGATCTTCGCCCTCATCAACCTCGAGGAGGACGAGATCTCGCTCTATGATTCGATCTACAAGCTCCTTTCGCCCAACGTGCCCAAGCCCGACCTGGTGATCTACCTCAACGCGCGCCCCGAGGTGCTGCTCAACCGGGTTCGGAAGCGGGGCATCGGCTACGAGCGGAACATCTCGCTTGACTACCTCAAGACGCTGAGCGATGCTTATAACGAGTACTTCTTTCATTACAACGAGACGCCGCTCCTGGTGGTCAACACGAGCGAGATCGATTTCGTTGGGAAGCCGCGCGACTTGGACCATCTCGTCAGAGAGGTCAAAAGCATGAAGCGCGGCACGCAACACTACATACCGCTGGGATCCGGCTAG
- the panB gene encoding 3-methyl-2-oxobutanoate hydroxymethyltransferase — MADKLTILDFAKMKDDGRKIVMITAYDATFAGIFDEAGVDMLLVGDSLGIVVYGQPDTLSVTMDDMIRHTGAAARGRKRSFLVADMPFLSYQASASDAVRNAGRLLQAGAEAVKLEGGRAMEATIRAIASCDIPVMGHIGLTPQSVHRMGGYKVQGKSEGQAARLLDDAMAVQDAGAFAVVLEGMPAGLASVVTERLSIPTIGIGAGAGCDGQVLVMHDLLGLFDAFRPKFVKRFGELKDPVKDAVTAYAEAVRSGAFPDKEHSF, encoded by the coding sequence GTGGCCGACAAGCTGACTATTCTCGATTTCGCGAAGATGAAGGACGACGGGCGCAAGATCGTCATGATCACCGCGTACGACGCCACGTTCGCCGGCATCTTCGACGAGGCCGGCGTCGACATGCTCCTCGTCGGCGACTCGCTGGGCATCGTCGTCTACGGGCAACCCGACACGCTCTCCGTCACGATGGACGACATGATCCGGCACACCGGCGCCGCGGCCCGCGGCCGGAAGCGTTCCTTCCTCGTGGCCGACATGCCCTTCCTTTCTTACCAGGCGAGCGCTTCCGATGCTGTGCGCAACGCGGGACGCCTGCTGCAGGCGGGCGCCGAGGCGGTCAAGCTCGAGGGGGGGCGTGCGATGGAGGCCACGATCCGTGCGATCGCGTCATGCGACATCCCGGTCATGGGGCACATCGGGCTGACGCCCCAGTCGGTCCACCGCATGGGGGGCTACAAGGTCCAGGGCAAGTCCGAAGGCCAGGCGGCTCGTTTGCTCGACGATGCGATGGCCGTGCAGGACGCGGGCGCGTTCGCGGTCGTGCTCGAGGGGATGCCGGCCGGGCTGGCTTCCGTTGTGACCGAACGGTTGTCGATTCCCACCATCGGGATCGGCGCGGGAGCGGGCTGCGACGGGCAGGTTCTGGTGATGCACGATTTGCTCGGGCTGTTCGACGCGTTCCGGCCGAAGTTCGTGAAGCGGTTCGGCGAGCTTAAGGACCCGGTGAAGGACGCGGTGACCGCCTACGCCGAGGCGGTGCGTTCGGGGGCGTTCCCCGACAAGGAGCATTCTTTCTGA
- the panC gene encoding pantoate--beta-alanine ligase, translating into MEILRTPGEMRAWTDVRRSLGRRIGFAPTMGFLHAGHTSLYDVLRAHGCNAIAASIFVNPIQFGPGEDFETYPRDEARDLETLRGAGVHAVFLPSVADMYPESSQTFVEVTGVSQGLCGERRPGHFRGVATIVAKLFNLVRPHVAAFGEKDFQQLAVLRRMARDLDFGIEVVGAPIVREPDGLAMSSRNKYLAGDDRIAALCLSRGLSRAQALYSAGERDPQALVAVVRREIEGEPRAALEYVEARDPETLAPLSVPSGAITLLVAAQLGPARLIDNTTLHQGG; encoded by the coding sequence ATGGAGATCCTGCGCACACCGGGCGAGATGCGCGCCTGGACCGACGTTCGCCGGAGCCTGGGGCGGCGGATCGGCTTCGCCCCCACGATGGGCTTCCTGCACGCGGGGCACACGAGCCTTTACGACGTCCTGCGGGCGCACGGCTGCAACGCGATCGCCGCCTCGATCTTCGTCAACCCGATCCAGTTCGGGCCCGGCGAGGACTTCGAGACGTATCCGCGCGACGAGGCGCGCGACCTCGAAACGCTGCGCGGGGCCGGGGTCCACGCGGTGTTCCTGCCGAGCGTAGCCGACATGTACCCCGAGAGCAGCCAGACGTTCGTCGAGGTGACCGGCGTCTCGCAAGGACTGTGCGGCGAGCGGCGCCCCGGCCATTTCCGGGGGGTCGCTACGATCGTCGCCAAGCTGTTCAACCTCGTCCGGCCGCACGTCGCCGCCTTCGGCGAGAAGGATTTCCAGCAGCTCGCCGTCCTCCGCCGGATGGCGCGCGACCTCGACTTCGGCATCGAGGTCGTGGGGGCGCCCATCGTTCGCGAGCCCGACGGGCTGGCGATGAGCTCCCGGAACAAGTACCTCGCGGGCGACGACCGGATCGCCGCGCTCTGCCTGTCGCGCGGGCTGTCCCGGGCGCAGGCGCTGTATTCCGCGGGCGAGCGCGATCCGCAGGCGCTGGTCGCCGTCGTCCGCCGCGAGATCGAAGGGGAGCCGCGCGCCGCGCTCGAGTACGTCGAGGCGCGCGATCCCGAGACACTGGCGCCGCTCTCCGTTCCGTCGGGGGCGATCACCTTGCTTGTGGCCGCACAGTTGGGTCCCGCGCGGCTGATCGACAACACCACGCTTCATCAGGGGGGATGA
- the panD gene encoding aspartate 1-decarboxylase: protein MNRTMLKCKIHRATVTEAVLHYEGSITIDETLMEASGLVEYEQVHIYNIDNGNRFSTYAIKGERDSGVICLNGAAARQVSKGDLIIIANYASYDEKELADFQPTLVYVDKNNAITNVKRKVESESQRPRVAACCGQH, encoded by the coding sequence ATGAACCGTACCATGCTCAAGTGCAAGATCCACCGGGCCACCGTCACCGAGGCGGTGCTGCATTACGAAGGGAGCATCACCATCGACGAGACGCTGATGGAAGCGTCCGGCCTGGTCGAGTACGAGCAGGTTCACATCTACAACATCGACAACGGCAACCGCTTCTCGACCTACGCCATCAAGGGCGAGCGCGACTCGGGGGTCATCTGCCTCAACGGCGCGGCGGCGCGGCAGGTCAGCAAGGGCGACCTCATCATCATCGCCAACTACGCCAGTTACGACGAGAAGGAGCTGGCCGACTTCCAGCCCACGCTCGTCTACGTCGACAAGAACAACGCGATCACGAACGTCAAGCGGAAGGTCGAGTCCGAAAGCCAGCGTCCCCGCGTCGCGGCCTGCTGCGGCCAGCACTAG
- a CDS encoding amidohydrolase family protein codes for MARQLARLVVREMTASEPLLLVASRLVAEADTVFSPGALAVSGERVLAAGRPADAADALPGGFRRIDLPGCAILPGLVNAHTHLQIPPVGFPDEEEAAAAGSPFVAWLLRLIAWRRGANPADFGLHFRIAAAEALSFGTTAVGEIAGADLSVYDQSPLRARVYAESIGFAPEAAERAGELAVASLSRLREAAGRNPLVLPGVSPHTPYTVGGSLLRALGALAGREGVPLALHLAESPEEIEFLRSGTGPIASALFPAVGQDVSWFRGIGMPLPEYLARTGILREGALMVHNVRLRRDEIDALRAAGSRFVLCPRSNDAHGNGSPDVTHFVDSGIPFALGTDSRASVPGLSLWDEIRAAADLYRGDLGGPGLLAALFRAATVNGSAALGLPGGALAAGMPADFCVAGDPGGPDAGLLTRLIEATGGREIRATVVGGICRHGALDP; via the coding sequence GTGGCACGGCAACTGGCGCGGCTCGTCGTCCGTGAAATGACCGCCTCCGAACCGCTTTTGCTCGTCGCGTCACGCCTGGTCGCCGAAGCCGATACCGTGTTCTCGCCGGGGGCGCTCGCCGTCTCCGGCGAGCGCGTCCTGGCCGCCGGCCGCCCGGCCGACGCGGCCGACGCCCTTCCGGGCGGCTTCCGCCGGATCGACCTGCCCGGCTGCGCCATTCTTCCCGGGCTCGTCAACGCCCACACGCACCTGCAGATCCCGCCGGTCGGTTTTCCCGACGAGGAAGAGGCTGCCGCGGCCGGCTCCCCGTTCGTCGCCTGGCTCCTGCGGCTGATCGCGTGGCGGCGGGGCGCGAACCCCGCCGATTTCGGTCTGCATTTCCGGATCGCCGCCGCCGAGGCGCTGTCCTTCGGTACGACCGCCGTGGGCGAGATCGCCGGCGCCGACCTGTCCGTCTACGACCAAAGCCCGCTGCGCGCCCGCGTATACGCCGAGTCCATCGGCTTCGCGCCCGAGGCGGCCGAGAGGGCCGGGGAATTGGCCGTCGCCTCCCTTTCGCGGTTGAGGGAGGCAGCGGGGCGAAATCCCCTCGTATTGCCCGGGGTCTCTCCCCACACCCCGTACACGGTCGGCGGGTCGCTGCTGCGGGCGCTGGGCGCGCTGGCCGGGCGGGAAGGCGTGCCGCTGGCGCTGCACCTGGCGGAATCGCCCGAAGAGATCGAATTCCTCCGGAGCGGGACCGGGCCGATCGCCTCCGCCCTGTTTCCGGCGGTGGGGCAGGACGTCTCCTGGTTCCGCGGCATCGGAATGCCGCTCCCCGAATACCTGGCACGCACGGGCATTTTGCGGGAGGGCGCGCTGATGGTGCATAATGTCCGGCTGCGGCGCGACGAGATCGACGCGCTCCGCGCGGCCGGCAGCCGGTTCGTCCTGTGCCCCCGCAGCAACGACGCCCACGGCAACGGTTCTCCCGACGTCACGCACTTCGTCGACTCGGGCATCCCGTTCGCGCTGGGCACCGACAGCCGGGCCTCCGTGCCGGGCCTTTCCCTGTGGGACGAGATCCGCGCGGCCGCCGACCTCTACCGGGGTGACCTGGGCGGGCCGGGGCTGCTCGCGGCGCTTTTCCGTGCGGCGACGGTGAACGGTTCGGCCGCGCTCGGGCTTCCCGGCGGGGCGCTTGCCGCCGGCATGCCCGCGGATTTCTGCGTGGCGGGCGACCCCGGAGGGCCAGACGCCGGGCTCCTTACCCGCCTGATCGAGGCGACCGGCGGACGCGAGATCCGGGCGACGGTCGTCGGCGGAATCTGCCGCCACGGCGCACTGGATCCATAG
- the smpB gene encoding SsrA-binding protein SmpB: MAEQPAKTMTEKTVALNRRARHEFFILDTVECGIVLHGYEVKSIRQGRINLSDAYATVRGNELFIENLHITPYSHGDTRVIDPLRSRKLLLHRRQIDQLYAKMREQGLTLVPLKLYFKGPNVKVEIGLAKGKKLYDKRQDMAERDAKRDIDRVVRGKGPNRRAED; the protein is encoded by the coding sequence TTGGCCGAACAGCCCGCTAAGACGATGACCGAGAAGACCGTCGCGCTCAACCGGCGCGCGCGGCACGAGTTCTTCATCCTCGACACGGTCGAGTGCGGGATCGTGCTGCATGGCTACGAGGTCAAGTCGATCCGTCAGGGGCGGATCAACCTGTCCGACGCCTACGCGACCGTCCGCGGCAACGAGCTGTTCATCGAGAATCTCCACATCACCCCTTATTCCCACGGCGATACCCGGGTGATCGACCCGCTGCGCAGCCGCAAGCTGCTGCTCCACCGGCGCCAGATCGATCAGCTCTACGCGAAGATGCGCGAGCAGGGGCTCACCCTCGTCCCGCTCAAGCTCTATTTCAAGGGGCCCAACGTCAAGGTCGAGATCGGGCTGGCCAAGGGCAAGAAACTCTACGACAAGCGCCAGGACATGGCCGAACGCGACGCCAAGCGCGACATCGACCGGGTGGTCCGCGGCAAGGGGCCGAACCGCCGCGCCGAGGACTGA
- a CDS encoding LysM peptidoglycan-binding domain-containing protein, translating into MRKQSHIILLLVALIALGTGVASAATYKVRKGDSLARIAKRQHVSVGALRETNGLEGDALKPGMKLTLPSKGKAAKVAKVDKVDKVEKAEAPEPVPAPAAAAVPVRSAQVSASTTEWAGYHTVAKGDTLATIAHANDLSLEALKKLNPGKNARRLKIGMRLRVKPASETAAAASPALARAAVEAPVAHASGKTPEKMAAKPPVQTAVAEKHPAEPVAAPVVACDVAAAPVYHKVRKGDTLASVASKYGLSLKSLKQLNHVKKAKKLKPGSQLLVRRGGGGGRGRGGSITADRRRELEKILQNEASMTAAGAAAASAKVAELAPELLSAASVDNGMLGPIIEEDQPVGLTGRVIKIAKLMLDLPYRFGGTSLTGIDCSGYVQKVFGFLNIPLPRSAREQFAKGEKIEKEELATGDLVFFKTYARFPSHVGIYLGDNKFIHASSGDHKVKIDSLDAPYFLRRYIGARRLVPDQKDDGE; encoded by the coding sequence ATGCGAAAACAATCACACATAATCCTGCTGCTCGTTGCGCTGATCGCGTTGGGAACCGGAGTTGCGTCTGCCGCAACCTACAAGGTCCGCAAGGGCGACAGCCTTGCGCGCATCGCCAAGCGGCAGCATGTCAGCGTCGGGGCGCTCCGCGAGACCAACGGGCTGGAGGGCGACGCCCTCAAGCCGGGCATGAAACTGACCCTTCCGTCCAAGGGCAAGGCCGCGAAGGTCGCCAAGGTCGACAAGGTCGACAAGGTCGAAAAGGCCGAAGCGCCCGAACCCGTCCCCGCGCCTGCCGCCGCGGCCGTACCGGTCCGTTCCGCACAGGTGTCGGCTTCGACCACCGAATGGGCGGGCTACCACACCGTCGCCAAGGGCGATACCCTCGCGACGATCGCCCACGCCAACGACCTTTCCCTGGAAGCGTTGAAAAAGCTCAACCCCGGGAAAAATGCCCGTCGGCTCAAGATCGGGATGCGGCTTCGCGTCAAGCCCGCCTCCGAGACGGCTGCTGCGGCTTCCCCGGCGCTTGCAAGGGCCGCCGTCGAGGCGCCCGTGGCGCACGCCTCGGGGAAAACGCCCGAAAAGATGGCAGCAAAGCCGCCCGTCCAGACCGCGGTCGCCGAGAAGCACCCGGCCGAACCGGTCGCGGCTCCGGTTGTCGCCTGCGATGTCGCGGCAGCCCCGGTCTACCACAAGGTGCGCAAGGGCGATACGCTCGCTTCGGTCGCTTCGAAATACGGCCTGTCGCTCAAGTCGCTCAAGCAGCTCAACCACGTCAAGAAGGCCAAAAAGCTCAAGCCCGGCAGCCAATTGCTGGTTCGCCGCGGCGGCGGGGGAGGGAGGGGGAGAGGCGGCTCCATCACCGCCGATCGCCGGCGCGAGCTCGAGAAGATCCTGCAGAACGAGGCCTCCATGACGGCCGCGGGGGCTGCCGCGGCGTCCGCAAAAGTCGCCGAGCTGGCGCCCGAGCTATTGTCCGCGGCCTCGGTCGACAACGGCATGTTGGGCCCCATCATCGAGGAAGACCAGCCGGTCGGCCTCACCGGCCGCGTCATCAAGATCGCCAAGCTCATGCTCGACCTGCCTTACCGGTTCGGCGGCACGTCGCTGACCGGCATCGATTGCTCCGGATACGTCCAGAAGGTGTTCGGCTTCCTCAACATCCCCTTGCCGCGCAGCGCGCGCGAGCAGTTCGCCAAGGGAGAAAAGATCGAGAAAGAGGAGCTTGCGACCGGCGATCTGGTCTTCTTCAAGACCTACGCCCGCTTCCCGTCGCACGTCGGCATCTATCTGGGCGACAACAAGTTCATCCACGCCTCGTCGGGCGACCACAAGGTCAAGATCGACAGCCTCGACGCCCCCTACTTCCTGCGCCGCTACATCGGCGCACGCCGCCTGGTTCCCGACCAGAAGGACGACGGAGAGTAG
- a CDS encoding transglycosylase SLT domain-containing protein translates to MTTRVRKAVSGTLLIGTLLLVQGGSHLPAPVFPSVPFTALPPPELREPAAAGADTVLLWELVKRYTLKYRIPDQAAKIYKVIFEESRFTDDVRSEGGEYLGMCQFKPSTFYQNVREMKELMLLPRNVRFSPFNPEHAIHVMTWMWSQGYKDHWGPTRFVERQVDDDTGEGASGR, encoded by the coding sequence ATGACAACCAGGGTTCGCAAAGCCGTATCAGGGACGCTGCTGATCGGAACGCTGCTGTTGGTCCAGGGAGGCAGCCACCTCCCGGCGCCGGTGTTTCCCTCCGTTCCCTTTACCGCGCTGCCGCCGCCCGAGCTGCGCGAGCCGGCCGCGGCCGGGGCCGACACCGTTCTCCTTTGGGAGCTGGTCAAGCGCTACACCCTGAAATACCGGATTCCCGACCAGGCGGCCAAGATCTACAAGGTCATCTTCGAGGAAAGCCGCTTTACCGACGACGTGCGCTCCGAGGGGGGCGAGTACCTCGGCATGTGCCAGTTCAAGCCGAGCACCTTCTACCAGAACGTCCGCGAGATGAAGGAGCTGATGCTGCTCCCCCGGAATGTCCGCTTTTCCCCGTTCAATCCGGAGCATGCCATCCACGTCATGACCTGGATGTGGAGCCAGGGCTACAAGGACCACTGGGGCCCCACCCGTTTTGTCGAGCGTCAGGTCGACGACGATACCGGAGAAGGCGCATCGGGCCGGTGA
- a CDS encoding GDSL-type esterase/lipase family protein codes for MKALFALLVLALLVPAPGCPASDSPLRILHFGDSHVASDSLTASARETLAGAFGDGGPGVMMPWATPKTFRRPGVAAGATDGWRRHVPSSAGGLEDAGLSGCFIEAEGVGEEAWIRADAVVFRVAFLRQPGGGTIDFLVDGRLAGRESTASAAPEASIARFRADGGVAPHRLTIRAAGGGKVRLLGVSAENGAPGVVYSPLGVVGARAESLLRIRPEIFDRLLAAESPDLVLLGFGTNEAASAGFDPAAYETTLARVVDRIRSAAPRAAVILLTPPDRSDRQPATAARSRQALSQVVEIQRIVAARAGLPLIDLFSLMGGAGTADRWRLATPPLAQTDGTHFTKAGYAQLGRIVGRELLSLRAEDRVAWPPLTAKAPVPPPAAKRILYFVKPDGSLLLTDDPKRGVEEGGRPMSDAEFRKFVNAGLPEGEAETP; via the coding sequence GTGAAGGCGCTTTTCGCCCTCCTGGTGCTGGCGCTGCTGGTGCCTGCCCCCGGCTGTCCCGCTTCGGATTCCCCCCTGCGCATCCTCCATTTCGGCGATTCCCATGTGGCCTCCGATTCGCTGACTGCTTCCGCGCGCGAGACGCTCGCGGGCGCGTTCGGGGACGGCGGGCCGGGCGTCATGATGCCTTGGGCGACGCCGAAGACATTCCGGCGCCCCGGCGTCGCCGCCGGAGCGACCGATGGCTGGCGGCGCCATGTGCCTTCTTCCGCCGGCGGGTTGGAGGATGCCGGGCTCTCGGGATGCTTCATCGAGGCGGAGGGCGTGGGAGAAGAGGCCTGGATCCGGGCCGACGCGGTTGTTTTCCGCGTGGCTTTCCTGCGGCAGCCGGGCGGCGGGACGATCGATTTCCTGGTCGACGGGAGGCTCGCGGGGCGCGAATCGACGGCATCGGCCGCCCCGGAGGCGTCCATCGCCCGCTTCCGCGCCGATGGCGGTGTCGCACCCCATCGGCTGACGATCCGGGCGGCGGGGGGCGGCAAGGTGCGGTTGCTCGGCGTCTCGGCCGAGAACGGCGCGCCCGGCGTCGTTTACAGCCCGCTCGGGGTGGTGGGAGCCCGGGCCGAGTCGCTGCTCAGGATTCGTCCCGAGATCTTCGACCGGCTGCTCGCGGCCGAATCGCCCGACCTGGTTCTCCTCGGCTTCGGAACCAACGAGGCCGCTTCCGCCGGATTCGACCCGGCGGCTTACGAAACGACGCTGGCGCGGGTCGTCGACCGGATCCGCTCCGCGGCGCCCCGGGCGGCGGTCATCCTCCTGACGCCCCCCGACCGGTCGGACCGGCAGCCGGCGACGGCTGCCCGCAGCCGGCAAGCGCTGTCGCAGGTCGTCGAGATCCAGCGGATCGTGGCCGCGCGGGCGGGTCTCCCGCTGATCGACCTCTTTTCGCTGATGGGAGGCGCCGGGACCGCCGACCGGTGGAGGTTGGCTACGCCGCCGCTGGCGCAGACGGACGGGACGCACTTCACGAAAGCGGGCTATGCGCAGCTCGGCCGCATCGTCGGCCGGGAGCTCTTGTCGCTGCGCGCGGAGGATCGGGTCGCCTGGCCGCCGCTGACCGCGAAGGCGCCCGTGCCGCCGCCGGCCGCGAAGCGCATTCTCTATTTCGTCAAACCGGACGGCTCGCTGCTCCTCACCGATGACCCGAAGCGCGGCGTCGAGGAGGGCGGGCGCCCGATGAGCGACGCCGAGTTCCGGAAGTTCGTCAATGCCGGCTTGCCGGAAGGGGAGGCGGAGACGCCATGA